Genomic window (Marmota flaviventris isolate mMarFla1 chromosome X, mMarFla1.hap1, whole genome shotgun sequence):
AGATGTTTGGGGGCATAGGTGCATACATGCACATATCTCCTTATTTAAATCAGTCATGCATCCAAAATTGTCTCTGGGTCCTGAGGGGTTTACAgatattcttcaaaaattttaactcctgctgggtgtgatggtgtaggctgtaatcccaatggttctggaggctgaagtaagaggattgtaagttcaaagccagccttagcaacttagggaggccccaagcaacctggtgataccctgtctcaaaataaaatataaaaggggctggggatgcggctcagtggttaagtgcccatgggttcaatttccagtaccaaaaaaaaaaaaaaaaaagaaaaaaaattaacttttctaacaaaatgattttaagtGCCTATTTATAACTCATAAGAGCAAAGGCTTCCATTTGACTTTCTATGTCCTCTGCTCCTCAGAGCAGCACTGCTGGAGAAAATTCCCTGCAAGGCAGAAACATGGAAAAGTGATTTGCAGCAGGTTGATGTCACTGCTGTAGTTTCTTGATTTTTTGGGAGGACTTTCATTAGAAAGCccatttcccttctttcctcctaaTTTGCTGCAAGCTTCCCACTGTGTATCCGATAACTAGCTAAGAGACATTTACTGGTAAAAGCAAGAACAGCCTGTAACAGTTTCCAATAATAAACAATTGCAAATTCTTTCTGTTTAAAGGGGTTTAACTTTAAAAAGGCCTGTtccataccaaaaaaataaagcttttaaaaacatttgagcCAGTCACaggggcacaggcctgtaatcctactggctcaggaggctgagacagaaggattgcacgTTCAAAGCTAGCcacagcaatggcaaggcactgagcaactcagtgagacactgtctttaaataaaatacaaaatagggttggggatgtggcttagtggttgagtgcccatgagtttaATCTTCggtacccacccccaaaaaaagaaacaaaacaaaacaaacaaaaaaacattttataagccaggcatggtggtgcatatgtgatcccagctactgagtaggaggatcacaagttcaaggccagcctggggaatattagcaagaccctgctcaaaataaaataaaaagggctgggaatggatATTgtcactgggtccaatcctcagtgccacaaaaaaaaaaaaaaattctaggtgaAAAATAAGTTGTTTGAACAGAACTATTAAAATGGACTATCTACAAGGAGAAatcagtttataatttttttgcagCCTCAGTTTCTGTTTCTGCCAAGAGGAAATCAGCTGATAAAGGTTTCCAGTTTTTCACTGGGTAATTATCAAAACTTACTTGTGATTTATTACAAAGTAATTACTGGCAACAATTTCTCCTGTCCCCATTCCACACCCAACTCTCAGTCCATAAGAGTGCTGCAGTAtactttgaagttatttttaattcctgAGATTTCATTGTTTAAACTTGTTATAAGTTAACATTTATTCTACAGTTTCCTTGCTACAagatttttagttaaaaatattaaaattttcattttctagaaaatatatttaaaataatataaccCAAAAATAAGTCTCTTTAAAACAATTATGGTATTTTTGCTACATTAAAAACCCTCTTTAGACTtgagaatttaaaatgttctaaGCCTCTACATTTGTAAATCTAATCATCTTtgattcatattttcctttttactatTTCTTATGGCACAGGTTGATTAACAAGTTAATAATTTCAGGAAATACCCCCAAAGCAAATAGTTGAGCTGAAAAGACAAAATGTTCTCATTTGAAATGCATTTggacagttttaaaattaaaatacagttaaaaaaaCTGAATTCTAATAACATTTCCAGTACTGGTCTCATTAAATCTTCCAAGTTCCTCTGTTCCCTCTCACTTTCCCACTAAATTCTCTTCTGTTTTAGGATACTTCCACTGATGTTCTTCCTTGTGTTGTACTTAATAGCTAAGGCAACCTAAAAACTGCAATTAAACCTTAATTTGCTATTGTCCATACTTAGgactcatcaaaaaaaaaaaaaaatcaacacatggCAAAACAACAAAATCCCAAACCAAAACAGATTCCCCTGTCCTTTGGAAGCTTATAATAACACAATTCATAtgaaacataccaagtttttctTCAACCAGCAACTAACATCTTACATAGCATACTACTGTTCATAAAGCACTTACCCAATTGTGTCATTTGCTTTTGCCTCCCTAAGGACACATTTAGAAATTTTGGAGAGAAGTGTTACAGAGACAATGACTTCCCTTACTTAGCATCTTATTATCTTTTTTCACAAAAGTCCTCAAACAAGCCTTGCCAGTTCTAATACCCAACTAATCCATCTTAGAGATGTCAATCTGGGCTGCCAAAACTGAATCATCTCCCTTTTCCTATGAGCTAATTCAGGTTGAGCAGCCCTAAtcagaaaatccaaaatctacaatgctccaaaatctggaaCTTTTTGAGTGCTGACAAGACATTACACCACAAATTCCTGTATCTGACCTCATGAGACAGGTCATAGTCAAAACATCCAGGCACActaaaaatactatataatattACCTTCAGGCTCCGAGTATAAGGTgtataaaaaacataaatgagggggggctggggttgtgtctcaatgttagagtgcttgcctcgcatgcatgaggcactgggtttgatcttcagcaccacaaaaaataaaataaaataaagatattgtgtccacctaaaactaaaaaaaaaaaaaaaaaaaaaaaccataaatgaggggctggggttgtggctcagaggtagagcgcttgcctagcatgtgtgaggcactgggttcgatcctcagcaccacataaaaacaaaataaagacattatatccccctataactaaaaaatattttaaaaaataaatttcatgtttagactagggtcataaccaagatatctcattatgtaaaTGCAAATgttcccaaatttaaaaaatcctaaatctGATCCACTTCTgttcccaagcatttcagataagggataccaGACCTGTAGTATCAAATCAGGCTGGCAGTCATGACTTGCCCACCTTCTTagtctcctttctctctgttccttttcaGAACCACCCGGCTCAAAGTTCCTGGGTATGTTTTTCTGCCTTCGTTAAcctttattatataaaatgtttttcaccTCATTTTCatgtaccaaaaacatacaaattTTTGAAGCTTGGCTCACAGGTCAACTCCTGCACGAAGCCTTCCCTGAATCTCCCAGTCTGGTATCACCTGTTCTGCTGCTCAGCCATACACCACCCCATGAATCACTCACTGTACTGTGGTATTGCCAACATTACCCTATTCATCTATaaaaccaaaggagaaaaaaagatccTAATCTTATTCAGCCTATACTTTTGGGGTATCCCAAAAGGCTGTCTCAAATAGGATGCGTCCTCAAAAAATAcccagtgaataaataaatgatgaatggAAAATGAATTGACTACTCTGAAATGGATGTTTCAGCTAAGAAGATAAtagattttaacattttattgaggccaatttaatttttatttttaagtttcttagcttacctttttacattttttgtttaattctgatatatttaaatttaaaatatttagttcttaaatattttgcatatgaATATGCAAAAGTTCAGAGAACTATATGAGCCTTCAAGTGCCTTGTCAACTCAGCTTCCATAGCTATCAACACATGGCCAATCCAAGCAAGTTTAGAGAAACTTCAGGTTAATTGGGGCCAAAAGAGTATAGCCAGGTGACCTGCCCAATGTCACAGAGCTGCTCAGTGGCTCACAGGAAGACAAAAACCTATGAACCACAGCCCCTAACAGAATGTTTACCTCCCTCTATCAGTTTCCCTGAAAGACACAAAGAGAAGCTAGAGTAAAAACCAGAAATGAGGCTGGCtgcagtggcacatatctgtgatccctgtggcttgggaggctgaggcaggagaactgtgagttcaaagccagcctcagcaactcggtgagaccctgtctctaaataaaaggggttagcaatgatggtggaatgtgatggacatcactatccaaagtacatgtatgaagacatgaattggtgtgaacataatttatataccagtagagaaataaacaattattctctgtatgtgtaataagaattataatacattccactgtcatgtatttaaaaaataaaatcaataaaaatgaagtatttcaCTTAGtgaatactaaaattaaaaaaaaagaaagaaagaaaagggttggggatgtggctcggtacaaggttttagttttttaattctATGTAAGAGCAAGTATCTCCACCTATAGGCTATAGGTTACCTTCCTTCAAAACTCTAGCTATGGGTTTTCACACTGTTCCCCATCTGTGCTGAATCTATTTCCTCAGCGTCCTCTGGCACCTATCACCCACCTCATCTCTTTTCAAAATGGGGAAAGATCTGATTGGGGCAGGGAGATCTTCTTTGTATCTCTTCAGTGGTAAACAAAGGACTAGATGCAAATGTGGCTGGTGTGCTCACTCAGCTCACCATCAACTCTGACAGCCAACCTTCCTTATCCCAGGTGTCTTGTACCAACATCTCAGGAAATTAAAGGAGCCTTGGGTCCATCGGCGACAGCTTATTTTGCTCCAGAAACTAGAActgcctcctccttcccactttctcctctctcctcccttctactTCCCTGACCCAACATGAAACCAGCAACTCACTTCATCTGCTTTAAGACTTCCAGATGTATACAACAATTTATGTTTGGGGTACACAATGATCTTAGTAGAAATGTTCATATTGTAACTCTCtaatttacattctgaaacaTATATGACTCATACTTTCTACCTCTGATAATGAAGTTTCTTACAGTGAGTCACTAGAATTGTCTTTGTTAACAGCAGTACTAACTACACAAGGAATATTCAAGCAAGTGTCTACCTATTGCTGTTATAGATACAAACTGGAATCTAGAAAAATCACTAGTGATACCTTTTTAACCATACTAATAactgaaagaacaaataataGTACTTGACCAAAATTAATCAAACAGATACACAAAATATCTATCTTAGTATTTCAAAAAAAGTGGATAAACTCTCTCAATTTTAACcatcaaataaacctttctctgCACTctataattatgattattttaatctttcttaacaaataaaaatctaatttatgttaataattgaaaacataaatTCTACTGAGGGCATTAACTACCTTTGTTTTATGGGTACTTCTTCAGTCCCCACGTAATTAAATCCAACCCACAAATCTCGTCCACAATTCATTCatcaacaaataattataatcaCAGAGAAAGCTTTTGTTGACTATGATGCTTTATCAAACTGAAAAGATGCACacattttttcagttatttattcttCAGGTCTCTGAACAGAGAGGTTTTGCAGTCAAGGCTCTTTATTACACAAGCCATcctgcaggccctgggcaggTATTCAAACATGTGCTGCCAAGCTCCACTGATAGATGATgagatttcatataattatagtttttaaatttaaaacacaagTGCAGTAGCCTCCATTTTTGTGGAAGCTCATTTTTGTGATCCATGATGATGATCAAGCTTCCATTTCTCATATCAAATTGTAAAATTAACTGTACAGTATCTTGAATGaagtttagaaaaacaaaactcttcaAAATTGGTATTTCTAGTAGTCTTCAAAAGTGACacaatttattaattcattttaagcacatataaatatacaaattataatatattttctataagtACAGGAATGTAAAGAAAGTATGCAGAAGGATGACTGCTATGCTCAacttgaagaaaagaaacagaaaatattttgtttaaaaaatcaagaCCTTGGGTTTACCTCCTTTCCCACTCCCATCTTACTCtttcccatttcattttcttgttttgattCAAATACAAATAGGAGTCAACTGTGAATATGAATGCACCAAATGAACATGGTCCATCCCTTTTTCATTGACATACTGGTAGTGTATTAAGATAATGAACAGATTTAGCTGACATAGCTAATTGCAGCATCTTATTATTGTCAGAATCCATAAATGGAGATAATATTCATAATGGAAAAAGCATGTGAGCTTGCCTTAGACTATAACCTATTACAATAGCAGTCTTTTTTTAAGACTCATTAAGAACTAAAGCAAATGTCTTATAAATAAGCATCTCCCCAGATTATAGCCTAATTTCCTCTATCTGGGAGAATCTAGTCAGTTAAGCCCAGTCATTTTGACAGGGTAGCAGGAATGACAATAAGTTCTCTGCCTCCTGGAGTcatgagggtgggggtgggaattTGAATCCCAGCCACTCTGACAAAGTCACTTCATCTCTCAGGGCTTtactttcctcctctataaaaccAGGACCTTTTCACTCAAAAATTCTCTGAATGTCAGGCAACAGGGAACACAGGCTCTGAGAAACTTCGCAAAGAATAGGTCTTCCTGAACTCCACCTAGCCTATCCCTAGAAAGTAAAACCTGGCCGCATAAATCCATGAAGAGAAACAACTCCTCAGAATGCCATGCACCCAGGAAGCATCTGGAAATAAGATGTGGGAACATACAGACATGAGATCACTTTCTATTACTAATCACAGGATTCATCCTCATTACAGGGCTTTTGGGAAAAAATCCAAGCAATCCTTTCCATTCCTTGATGGAACTCCAAGCACACTACCAATTCCATTTTTGAAGCTGCAAAAAGAAGTGGcagaaacatttattaaacatcataaagaaaaatgaagataataccTGAATGTATCTACTGTTTTCTTCACATCTACTTTAACTGTAAGTGATTTCTTCTTAATATTGACAGACGAGTGTTTCACATTGGAAAGTTTTTGACTTGTATCAGGTTGGTTACTGGAGGAGTTGCTCTCCTTTTTGAAttccccttctttctttatttttttctttcgtTTGTCATTACAGGGCTTCAAATCAAcctcatttttatttgaatgagtATAGGCCGCTGAGTCTTTCTTAGATGGTTTAAAAAGTTCTTTGACTTGCCCATCTtcagtctctctccctcttccggCATTAAAACAATCTGACTCTCTACCTATAGGGCCTTTTTGAGAACTGTGTTTTCTATCTTCTTCTTTCAAGTATTTCTGATTTCTCCCATCAGAAAAGTCCTGGTCACCTTCTGAGAGCTTATGATGCTTGTGGCGATAGTCATAGGACACTTTGGTTGCTGAACTGGTCTCTGGATAGTCCCTCTCAGCATATCGGTGAGTTTGAGGTCCAAAATTGCGCTgatctttcttttcttggtaAGGTGGAGGAAAATGCTCAGGCTTCCACTTTGGGTTTCTGGCAGGCTCTCTGTTCTCATACCTCGCCACGTCTTTAGGTCTTTTTGATGTGTGTCCATATTTTCTGAAATCACGATCCTCAGGATACCTGTGTTGACATAAAGCAGTTTACACTTGCACTACAGAGAAGAAAGTAAGAATTTATATGTGTAGAATGTTGGGCAGCATGGCTTTAAATGTAGAACGCAGTTGTAAAGATAACCTATAATCCCACAAGCCTGCATAGAGGCACAAGGTAGTTATACAGGAAAATAccatctttttaaacattttagctAACAACATGATTTActctaaaaagaaataatttcactACTACTACCAGTAGACTACAACTATATTACaatgctttttatcttttttaaacaaaagcttTTCAAGGTGGTTATCTTCAACCATAAAGTAAACAGACTTTTCACTTGAGGCTTTATATACCAAATTACCCAGGTTTAATGTTTTCCTATACCTCTTCTGAAAAGAGCTCCTTGTGTCAAAGTCTTCTGAGCTTCTTCTAGGTGACTgggaatatttttcttcttgcatCCTCTGGTGCCTCAACTCATCTTCATGCCACTTCCCTTCAAATCTAAAGGAATCTGCTATTGACCTCTGAGGTGGTTTCCCTCTTCTCCCACTTCCTCTAACTCTGCGGTCATCAGGAATATACCTTCCTTGCATTTTCTGGGGATAACAATTCCTCTCATGCTCTATGTAGGGTACACCCTCTGAGTATGTGGGTATATACTGAGATCTTCTGTTACCATCCCCTCTTCCTGGTGAATACACTCGGTGAGGATTATATGTGTAAAAATTTTCTACAGAGTTTCTTATCTCAGGGGAAGGTGATCTATGTTCATAAGATCGGTAATATAGATTTCCACGAGGGGGAATTCTTTGTTTATTCTGTTCATGTTTCTCACTGTCCATTCTCCAAGCAACAGGTCTTTTCGGATATTTTCTATATTCACAGTCATAATGCCCATGAGAATATCTTTGCTTGTAGTATTCAAAATTTCTAGGTACTGGTGATAAAGACCTATGTAAACAAACACAGAAAAGTTTAGCCCATTTTAAGACAATAAACTCTTTGTCTTAATATGTCCTACCTAAAACATTTGCCTTTCCTAAAATTCCACTGATTCTCTTACTCAAACTAAATTCATCAATTTGctacatatatacattttgaaTTGTACATGGAGGGGGGGTCTGATAATAGTACTGCCCAATTTGACAACACTCTTTCCATCTGAACCAATGTATTCCATATGCATGTCAAAATGGGCTGAGTACACCCATCCTACTAAAGCAGGACCAGCTTAGATTCAAGGCAAGATCTATTTTGGAAGATTGTTAATAGCAAAGTACTGGCAAAAAAAGATACAGTGACTTCAAAGGGCTGATCAGCAAAAGCTTGTATCAGAGTCAATGGCCAAGTAAGAAATAAGCAGAAACAGTAGATCAACACGAATAAACATGTATGAGAgtgtctgaaaaaaatcaaacccagCCTCTGAAATTAAGTTAGATTCTAAGATCCAATGATGTTACAACCCAAACTCAGACACCTTATTGACCCCATAGTTTTTCCAACTGATCGTCTATTCTCTTTCCTAAAGCTGTATCAATAAGAGACATACACTTAACAGGtggcagggagaggggacagaAAAGTCTTAAGACTCGAATCTTAGGTTCAGTTTTGCTCTAAGTACTTCTATCACAGATAAGTTGCTTTTCTTTCCCACTCCTGCTCCCTTATATATCAACTAAAAGATGTGCTGTTCAAACAGCTTGTTAACTTTGGTGAAAGTGTGCTTTAATGCAACTACAATAGTCTCCAGGGACAACACATGCCTTCTGTATCCACCTTCTCTAGTACCTCAGCCTTGCCAACATGAAGCCTTGTATTCCCACTGAGGAGGAAGGCTCCTGTATCCAGGGAAACCAGTCTGGGTTCCCCAGCCTTAAAGATAAGAGAGAGGAGCACCACTATCTGGAAcacaataaaattcaattttgcaCCCGAGGACATTAACCAGTCTGACCTGCCTCAATCTCCTTTCTGAAGGTTTAATGTCTTCTCACCAATGAGGAAGCCTCttttgcagtttttttaaaaatcatccctTCTCAGAAGGTACCACAGAGTTGGAGCAACCACGAGTGACCTTTTTCCTTTTAGTGACAAGTCTGTGTTTTCCATACATTAAAGGAAGCAGATCTATCTTATTTGGTTACCTACTGGGACATATATACTAGACTTGGCAATTATTTCCCTCTGGAGTCACCAAGCTGGATatattggtattatttcattgaaacgAATCTCTGCCATCTAGCTGGCTTTACCTCATCACAAGAAGTCTTTAAATGGAAGAGTCCATCTCTTTCACTACCAAGGAGAAAAGCTGGTAGTCTGAGGCAGAAACCTTGCAGACTGAAGAAAATACTCAAGATCTTAAAGTACCCTCATTTCACATTAAAAACTGCTTTGAGactatattttatatcatattttattatatagcaCCCCTTTCTTCTGGAGGTTGCTGGAAAGGTTGTTACCATATTTGATTCTCTTAAAGGGACAAAAGAAAACTGGAGTCTGTTGGGGAAGAGTTAGTTCTTTAGTCTCTGGAGTTCAGCAAGGCAAGTCTTGTGAGCAGAGGCACTGACAGCTTTTGTTTCAAGGAAAACAGCCTTGGAAATAGAGACAGAGACTCCCTCAGGGACTGAGGGCTGGTTTGTTTGCTGCCCAGAATAATAAGATAATGTCTCCTCCAAGGTAAAGGCTGGGGGCTTTGCCTACAGCTATTCATAGGAAACTCAGGTTCTTCAGTTATGCCAAAATTCCATTGTTGGCAAAGACAATGGGTAATCCCACTGCTTTGCATC
Coding sequences:
- the Bclaf3 gene encoding BCLAF1 and THRAP3 family member 3 isoform X2, coding for MARSRSRSPRWKHRSLSPVPRNFEYYKQRYSHGHYDCEYRKYPKRPVAWRMDSEKHEQNKQRIPPRGNLYYRSYEHRSPSPEIRNSVENFYTYNPHRVYSPGRGDGNRRSQYIPTYSEGVPYIEHERNCYPQKMQGRYIPDDRRVRGSGRRGKPPQRSIADSFRFEGKWHEDELRHQRMQEEKYSQSPRRSSEDFDTRSSFQKRYPEDRDFRKYGHTSKRPKDVARYENREPARNPKWKPEHFPPPYQEKKDQRNFGPQTHRYAERDYPETSSATKVSYDYRHKHHKLSEGDQDFSDGRNQKYLKEEDRKHSSQKGPIGRESDCFNAGRGRETEDGQVKELFKPSKKDSAAYTHSNKNEVDLKPCNDKRKKKIKKEGEFKKESNSSSNQPDTSQKLSNVKHSSVNIKKKSLTVKVDVKKTVDTFRAASSYSTERQMSHDLVAVGRKSGNFHPVFEHLDSTQNTENKPTGEFAQEIITIIHQVKANYFPSPVITLNERFSKMRSTHDADAKEIKLNSDPEIHRRIDMSLADLQSKQTMVYEPDQTLVKIIDPNDLRHDIERRRKERLQNEDEHIFHIASASERNDQRSSFSKVKNIHADGFQKPTHFVKSNFRKFIQKPYINYAIRRKDIVTQKPFGVEGNHQNTRGFKRPFKCWGSNSGLHAQQNNFRGGRLHPPYKSDLVQKSLYIQAKYQRLRFAGPRGFITNKFRDRLLRKKKF
- the Bclaf3 gene encoding BCLAF1 and THRAP3 family member 3 isoform X3, which gives rise to MARSRSRSPRWKHRSLSPVPRNFEYYKQRYSHGHYDCEYRKYPKRPVAWRMDSEKHEQNKQRIPPRGNLYYRSYEHRSPSPEIRNSVENFYTYNPHRVYSPGRGDGNRRSQYIPTYSEGVPYIEHERNCYPQKMQGRYIPDDRRVRGSGRRGKPPQRSIADSFRFEGKWHEDELRHQRMQEEKYSQSPRRSSEDFDTRSSFQKRYPEDRDFRKYGHTSKRPKDVARYENREPARNPKWKPEHFPPPYQEKKDQRNFGPQTHRYAERDYPETSSATKVSYDYRHKHHKLSEGDQDFSDGRNQKYLKEEDRKHSSQKGPIGRESDCFNAGRGRETEDGQVKELFKPSKKDSAAYTHSNKNEVDLKPCNDKRKKKIKKEGEFKKESNSSSNQPDTSQKLSNVKHSSVNIKKKSLTVKVDVKKTVDTFRAASSYSTERQMSHDLVAVGRKSGNFHPVFEHLDSTQNTENKPTGEFAQEIITIIHQVKANYFPSPVITLNERFSKMRSTHDADAKEIKLNSDPEIHRRIDMSLADLQSKQTMVYEPDQTLVKIIDPNDLRHDIERRRKERLQNEDEHIFHIASASERNDQRSSFSKVKNIHADGFQKPTHFVKSNFRKFIQKPYINYAIRRKDIVTQKPFGVEGNHQNTRGFKRPFKNNFRGGRLHPPYKSDLVQKSLYIQAKYQRLRFAGPRGFITNKFRDRLLRKKKEYTNIATET
- the Bclaf3 gene encoding BCLAF1 and THRAP3 family member 3 isoform X6 — translated: MARSRSRSPRWKHRSLSPVPRNFEYYKQRYSHGHYDCEYRKYPKRPVAWRMDSEKHEQNKQRIPPRGNLYYRSYEHRSPSPEIRNSVENFYTYNPHRVYSPGRGDGNRRSQYIPTYSEGVPYIEHERNCYPQKMQGRYIPDDRRVRGSGRRGKPPQRSIADSFRFEGKWHEDELRHQRMQEEKYSQSPRRSSEDFDTRSSFQKRYPEDRDFRKYGHTSKRPKDVARYENREPARNPKWKPEHFPPPYQEKKDQRNFGPQTHRYAERDYPETSSATKVSYDYRHKHHKLSEGDQDFSDGRNQKYLKEEDRKHSSQKGPIGRESDCFNAGRGRETEDGQVKELFKPSKKDSAAYTHSNKNEVDLKPCNDKRKKKIKKEGEFKKESNSSSNQPDTSQKLSNVKHSSVNIKKKSLTVKVDVKKTVDTFRAASSYSTERQMSHDLVAVGRKSGNFHPVFEHLDSTQNTENKPTGEFAQEIITIIHQVKANYFPSPVITLNERFSKMRSTHDADAKEIKLNSDPEIHRRIDMSLADLQSKQTMVYEPDQTLVKIIDPNDLRHDIERRRKERLQNEDEHIFHIASASERNDQRSSFSKNYAIRRKDIVTQKPFGVEGNHQNTRGFKRPFKNNFRGGRLHPPYKSDLVQKSLYIQAKYQRLRFAGPRGFITNKFRDRLLRKKKEYTNIATET
- the Bclaf3 gene encoding BCLAF1 and THRAP3 family member 3 isoform X5, which produces MARSRSRSPRWKHRSLSPVPRNFEYYKQRYSHGHYDCEYRKYPKRPVAWRMDSEKHEQNKQRIPPRGNLYYRSYEHRSPSPEIRNSVENFYTYNPHRVYSPGRGDGNRRSQYIPTYSEGVPYIEHERNCYPQKMQGRYIPDDRRVRGSGRRGKPPQRSIADSFRFEGKWHEDELRHQRMQEEKYSQSPRRSSEDFDTRSSFQKRYPEDRDFRKYGHTSKRPKDVARYENREPARNPKWKPEHFPPPYQEKKDQRNFGPQTHRYAERDYPETSSATKVSYDYRHKHHKLSEGDQDFSDGRNQKYLKEEDRKHSSQKGPIGRESDCFNAGRGRETEDGQVKELFKPSKKDSAAYTHSNKNEVDLKPCNDKRKKKIKKEGEFKKESNSSSNQPDTSQKLSNVKHSSVNIKKKSLTVKVDVKKTVDTFRAASSYSTERQMSHDLVAVGRKSGNFHPVFEHLDSTQNTENKPTGEFAQEIITIIHQVKANYFPSPVITLNERFSKMRSTHDADAKEIKLNSDPEIHRRIDMSLADLQSKQTMVYEPDQTLVKIIDPNDLRHDIERRRKERLQNEDEHIFHIASASERNDQRSSFSKNYAIRRKDIVTQKPFGVEGNHQNTRGFKRPFKCWGSNSGLHAQQNNFRGGRLHPPYKSDLVQKSLYIQAKYQRLRFAGPRGFITNKFRDRLLRKKKEYTNIATET
- the Bclaf3 gene encoding BCLAF1 and THRAP3 family member 3 isoform X1, translating into MARSRSRSPRWKHRSLSPVPRNFEYYKQRYSHGHYDCEYRKYPKRPVAWRMDSEKHEQNKQRIPPRGNLYYRSYEHRSPSPEIRNSVENFYTYNPHRVYSPGRGDGNRRSQYIPTYSEGVPYIEHERNCYPQKMQGRYIPDDRRVRGSGRRGKPPQRSIADSFRFEGKWHEDELRHQRMQEEKYSQSPRRSSEDFDTRSSFQKRYPEDRDFRKYGHTSKRPKDVARYENREPARNPKWKPEHFPPPYQEKKDQRNFGPQTHRYAERDYPETSSATKVSYDYRHKHHKLSEGDQDFSDGRNQKYLKEEDRKHSSQKGPIGRESDCFNAGRGRETEDGQVKELFKPSKKDSAAYTHSNKNEVDLKPCNDKRKKKIKKEGEFKKESNSSSNQPDTSQKLSNVKHSSVNIKKKSLTVKVDVKKTVDTFRAASSYSTERQMSHDLVAVGRKSGNFHPVFEHLDSTQNTENKPTGEFAQEIITIIHQVKANYFPSPVITLNERFSKMRSTHDADAKEIKLNSDPEIHRRIDMSLADLQSKQTMVYEPDQTLVKIIDPNDLRHDIERRRKERLQNEDEHIFHIASASERNDQRSSFSKVKNIHADGFQKPTHFVKSNFRKFIQKPYINYAIRRKDIVTQKPFGVEGNHQNTRGFKRPFKCWGSNSGLHAQQNNFRGGRLHPPYKSDLVQKSLYIQAKYQRLRFAGPRGFITNKFRDRLLRKKKEYTNIATET
- the Bclaf3 gene encoding BCLAF1 and THRAP3 family member 3 isoform X4 encodes the protein MARSRSRSPRWKHRSLSPVPRNFEYYKQRYSHGHYDCEYRKYPKRPVAWRMDSEKHEQNKQRIPPRGNLYYRSYEHRSPSPEIRNSVENFYTYNPHRVYSPGRGDGNRRSQYIPTYSEGVPYIEHERNCYPQKMQGRYIPDDRRVRGSGRRGKPPQRSIADSFRFEGKWHEDELRHQRMQEEKYSQSPRRSSEDFDTRSSFQKRYPEDRDFRKYGHTSKRPKDVARYENREPARNPKWKPEHFPPPYQEKKDQRNFGPQTHRYAERDYPETSSATKVSYDYRHKHHKLSEGDQDFSDGRNQKYLKEEDRKHSSQKGPIGRESDCFNAGRGRETEDGQVKELFKPSKKDSAAYTHSNKNEVDLKPCNDKRKKKIKKEGEFKKESNSSSNQPDTSQKLSNVKHSSVNIKKKSLTVKVDVKKTVDTFRKSGNFHPVFEHLDSTQNTENKPTGEFAQEIITIIHQVKANYFPSPVITLNERFSKMRSTHDADAKEIKLNSDPEIHRRIDMSLADLQSKQTMVYEPDQTLVKIIDPNDLRHDIERRRKERLQNEDEHIFHIASASERNDQRSSFSKVKNIHADGFQKPTHFVKSNFRKFIQKPYINYAIRRKDIVTQKPFGVEGNHQNTRGFKRPFKCWGSNSGLHAQQNNFRGGRLHPPYKSDLVQKSLYIQAKYQRLRFAGPRGFITNKFRDRLLRKKKEYTNIATET